From the Leptospira biflexa serovar Patoc strain 'Patoc 1 (Paris)' genome, one window contains:
- a CDS encoding alpha/beta hydrolase, which produces MPRVFLSLQESKNTVKFSICMAKSCSLFHNLRQITSVFLFTVTFVLVSCAGRPNYQPKANLSYANFDVYFQEKLQESKRKNHRPGNEERYISFGKKTPLAFLYIHGYGASRAEGEEVMEKLAKKFKANTYLLRLPGHGTNKEDQRDQNFNNYLDASREALYMMQSQGDRVIVFGSSMGGLLATWLASEYPEEVDGLVLANPFYAPVDGSLNILNYPGGLTFIHMLKGKVRASVHNNPKVLPERNNYWYPEQYFAALVGVNDLKNYAAVPDVFRKVTSPTLLLYYYKNEKEQDPTASVPKMLEGYANFGLEKSPNPLNKKVAVENGMHVLLSKWVITDKVFIEAQIDVWLKELSKSK; this is translated from the coding sequence GTGCCAAGGGTTTTTCTCTCTTTACAAGAAAGCAAAAACACTGTAAAATTTTCCATTTGTATGGCTAAATCGTGTTCTTTATTCCACAACCTCCGACAGATCACTTCTGTCTTTCTTTTCACCGTAACCTTTGTCCTTGTCTCTTGCGCCGGTAGACCCAATTACCAACCGAAAGCAAATTTAAGTTATGCGAACTTTGATGTCTACTTCCAAGAGAAGTTACAAGAGAGCAAACGTAAGAACCACAGACCAGGTAACGAAGAACGTTATATCAGTTTTGGTAAAAAAACTCCTCTCGCATTTTTATACATCCATGGATATGGTGCGTCTCGTGCAGAAGGAGAAGAAGTGATGGAGAAATTGGCAAAAAAATTCAAAGCCAATACTTACTTACTTCGTCTTCCAGGTCATGGAACAAACAAAGAAGACCAAAGGGATCAAAATTTTAACAACTACTTAGATGCATCAAGGGAAGCATTGTACATGATGCAGTCACAAGGAGATCGTGTCATCGTCTTTGGTAGTTCGATGGGAGGACTGCTTGCCACTTGGCTTGCTTCTGAATACCCGGAAGAGGTGGATGGACTTGTGTTAGCCAATCCCTTTTATGCACCAGTGGATGGAAGTTTGAATATTCTAAACTATCCAGGTGGCCTTACCTTCATCCATATGCTGAAAGGGAAAGTAAGAGCTTCCGTACATAACAATCCCAAGGTATTACCCGAAAGAAATAACTATTGGTACCCAGAACAATACTTTGCGGCTCTAGTGGGTGTGAATGACTTAAAAAACTATGCAGCAGTACCTGATGTATTTCGAAAAGTGACTTCCCCTACACTTCTATTGTATTATTACAAAAATGAAAAAGAACAAGATCCTACGGCAAGTGTTCCTAAAATGTTAGAGGGATATGCTAATTTTGGATTGGAAAAATCTCCAAACCCTCTCAACAAAAAAGTGGCAGTGGAAAATGGAATGCACGTATTACTTTCCAAATGGGTGATTACAGATAAGGTTTTCATCGAAGCACAAATTGATGTTTGGTTGAAAGAATTATCAAAATCGAAATGA
- a CDS encoding SDR family NAD(P)-dependent oxidoreductase — MNQSKEKIALVTGANRGIGKQVSIDLAKQGIYVLIGSRNASDAEDTFKQVTAVGKGEIVSLDVSKEQSINEVSDVITGSFGRLDILVNNAGIFTDPGSFFDTTTEDLHRTLLVNVFGPFRLIQVFLPMMVQNNFGRIVNVSSGMGQLSDMGGGYPAYRISKTAINALTNLVSTEGVGKNIKINSVCPGWVKTDMGGASATRPVEKGAETIVWAATLPDNGPTGKFFRDKKEIPW, encoded by the coding sequence ATGAACCAGTCGAAGGAAAAAATAGCACTTGTGACAGGTGCAAACAGAGGGATTGGGAAACAAGTTTCCATTGATCTCGCCAAACAAGGAATTTATGTATTGATCGGTTCTCGGAATGCCTCCGATGCAGAGGATACATTCAAACAGGTTACTGCTGTTGGAAAAGGTGAGATTGTTTCGCTCGATGTTTCCAAAGAACAAAGTATCAATGAAGTCTCAGATGTGATCACAGGAAGTTTTGGTCGGTTGGATATTCTGGTGAACAATGCAGGAATCTTTACCGACCCAGGCTCCTTTTTTGATACAACTACAGAAGACTTACATCGGACCTTACTTGTGAATGTTTTTGGTCCATTCCGACTCATTCAGGTTTTTTTACCCATGATGGTCCAAAACAATTTTGGACGGATTGTCAATGTAAGCTCAGGGATGGGTCAACTTTCCGATATGGGAGGTGGGTATCCCGCCTACCGCATTTCCAAAACTGCAATCAATGCTCTTACCAATTTGGTGAGCACGGAAGGGGTTGGTAAAAACATCAAAATCAATTCCGTTTGTCCTGGATGGGTCAAAACCGATATGGGTGGAGCAAGTGCCACAAGGCCTGTGGAAAAGGGAGCAGAGACCATCGTATGGGCCGCAACTCTTCCCGACAATGGTCCTACAGGGAAATTCTTTCGGGATAAAAAGGAGATCCCTTGGTAA
- a CDS encoding YiiX/YebB-like N1pC/P60 family cysteine hydrolase, whose translation MKEYGNSLLGKHYDLYFEWLENRIYCTELVWKLSEKFTGIRIGELKTLKEFDLSS comes from the coding sequence ATGAAAGAATATGGTAATTCGTTACTTGGAAAACATTACGATTTGTATTTTGAGTGGTTGGAAAATCGTATCTATTGTACGGAACTTGTTTGGAAACTATCTGAAAAATTCACTGGCATCAGAATTGGAGAATTAAAAACCCTAAAGGAATTTGATCTCAGCTCATAG